The following coding sequences lie in one Vibrio casei genomic window:
- the trpD gene encoding anthranilate phosphoribosyltransferase yields MQHIMDKLYEQQDLTKPESHQLFDSIIKGDMNPILLGAALTALKIKGETPDEIAGAAEALLANASPFPSIDYDFADIVGTGGDGSNTINISTTAAFVAAACGVKIAKHGNRGVSSKSGSSDLLDSFGINLSMSPEDTKKAVDDIGVAFLFAPQYHGGVRHAMPVRQAMKTRTIFNLLGPLINPARPTIELMGVYDESLVHPIAQTMAKMGLKRAAVVHGSGLDEVAIHGSTLVNEIINGEIKEYILTPEDFGVKTHPLDAIKGGDPEENRAIITKILNGEGTEAQVSAVAVNVALLLRLFGQDDLKANTQQAIEAMNSGKAYQLVTQLAARG; encoded by the coding sequence ATGCAACACATCATGGATAAGCTGTACGAACAGCAAGACTTAACCAAACCAGAAAGCCACCAGTTATTTGATAGCATTATCAAAGGTGACATGAACCCTATTTTACTCGGCGCCGCACTAACGGCATTAAAAATTAAAGGTGAAACGCCAGATGAAATCGCAGGTGCAGCTGAAGCACTTCTTGCCAATGCTTCACCGTTTCCAAGCATTGATTACGACTTTGCCGATATCGTCGGTACCGGTGGCGATGGTTCAAATACCATTAATATCTCGACCACCGCAGCATTTGTAGCCGCAGCTTGCGGTGTGAAAATAGCCAAACACGGCAACCGTGGTGTTTCCAGCAAATCAGGATCATCGGACTTACTAGATTCTTTTGGTATTAACTTATCCATGAGCCCTGAAGACACCAAAAAAGCCGTCGATGACATTGGCGTCGCTTTTCTATTTGCCCCGCAGTATCACGGGGGAGTTCGCCATGCTATGCCCGTGCGACAAGCCATGAAAACTCGTACTATTTTTAATTTACTAGGCCCTCTCATTAATCCAGCGAGGCCAACCATCGAATTAATGGGAGTCTATGATGAATCATTGGTTCACCCTATTGCCCAAACAATGGCCAAAATGGGCTTAAAGCGGGCGGCGGTTGTTCATGGTAGTGGTTTAGATGAAGTAGCCATCCATGGTTCAACATTGGTCAATGAGATTATCAATGGTGAAATTAAAGAATACATATTAACGCCTGAAGATTTTGGGGTAAAAACCCACCCACTCGATGCAATTAAAGGTGGCGATCCAGAAGAAAACCGTGCCATTATCACTAAAATACTTAATGGTGAAGGAACGGAAGCTCAAGTTTCCGCAGTGGCGGTTAATGTTGCATTACTGCTCCGTTTATTTGGTCAAGACGATTTAAAAGCCAATACCCAACAAGCCATTGAAGCCATGAATTCAGGCAAAGCCTACCAGCTTGTGACTCAGTTAGCAGCTCGTGGCTAA
- a CDS encoding septation protein A encodes MKQIIDFIPLVIFFFLYKSYDIYVATGALIVATAIQVTVTYFLYKKVEKMQIITFAMVAIFGGMTLFFHDDNFIKWKVTIIYALFSIGLLVSDFMGKPVIKGMLSKELTLPEFVWKRINIAWVIFFALCAAINIYVAYNLPLDVWVNFKVFGLLIATFAFTLLSGVYIYKYMPKENKEK; translated from the coding sequence ATGAAGCAAATTATTGATTTTATCCCACTGGTCATTTTCTTTTTCCTTTATAAAAGCTATGACATCTATGTCGCAACCGGTGCGTTAATTGTAGCAACCGCCATCCAAGTCACTGTAACTTATTTCCTTTATAAAAAAGTTGAGAAAATGCAAATTATCACCTTTGCGATGGTCGCAATTTTTGGTGGCATGACTCTTTTCTTTCATGATGATAATTTCATAAAATGGAAAGTCACTATCATTTATGCACTTTTCTCTATTGGGCTATTAGTGTCTGATTTCATGGGAAAACCTGTCATCAAAGGGATGTTAAGTAAAGAACTCACCCTTCCTGAATTTGTTTGGAAACGTATCAATATTGCATGGGTTATTTTCTTTGCTCTTTGTGCAGCTATCAATATCTATGTGGCTTACAATCTACCGTTAGATGTGTGGGTTAACTTTAAAGTATTTGGTTTATTAATTGCCACTTTTGCATTCACTCTTTTAAGCGGTGTTTATATCTACAAATACATGCCAAAAGAAAACAAAGAAAAATAA
- the trpB gene encoding tryptophan synthase subunit beta, which yields MAKLDAYFGEYGGQYVPQILVPALDQLEQAFIDAQEDPEFQAEFMGLLQEYAGRPTALTLCRNMTKGTKTKLYLKREDLLHGGAHKTNQVLGQALLAKRMGKKEIIAETGAGQHGVATALACALLDLKCRVYMGAKDVERQSPNVFRMKLMGAEVIPVHSGSATLKDACNEALRDWSATYEDAHYLLGTAAGPHPFPTIVREFQRIIGEETKNQILAREGRLPDSIIACVGGGSNAIGIFADFIPDEEVALIGVEPAGLGIDTDQHGAPLKHGKTGIFFGMKSPLMQDKHGQVEESYSVSAGLDFPSVGPQHAHLNATGRAQYVSITDDEALDAFQNLASHEGIIPALESSHALAYALKMAYDDPEKEQLLVVNLSGRGDKDIFTVHKLLEERGAL from the coding sequence ATGGCTAAGTTAGATGCCTATTTTGGTGAGTATGGTGGTCAGTATGTACCACAAATTTTAGTTCCAGCGCTAGATCAGTTAGAACAAGCCTTCATTGATGCGCAAGAAGATCCTGAGTTCCAAGCAGAATTCATGGGTTTACTGCAAGAATATGCCGGTCGTCCAACCGCTTTAACCCTTTGTCGTAATATGACAAAAGGTACAAAAACGAAACTGTATCTAAAACGTGAAGATCTACTTCACGGTGGCGCACACAAAACCAACCAAGTGCTTGGGCAAGCATTACTTGCTAAACGTATGGGTAAGAAAGAGATCATTGCTGAAACAGGCGCTGGCCAACATGGTGTTGCAACCGCACTTGCTTGTGCTCTACTTGATTTAAAGTGCCGTGTTTACATGGGGGCAAAAGATGTTGAACGTCAAAGCCCGAACGTCTTCCGTATGAAACTAATGGGCGCAGAAGTCATCCCTGTACATTCTGGCTCTGCCACCTTAAAAGATGCTTGTAATGAAGCGTTGCGTGACTGGTCTGCCACTTACGAAGACGCACACTACCTTCTTGGTACTGCTGCAGGCCCTCACCCATTCCCAACAATTGTACGTGAATTCCAACGTATTATTGGGGAAGAGACGAAAAATCAAATTCTGGCTCGTGAAGGTCGTCTCCCTGATTCTATTATTGCTTGTGTCGGCGGTGGTTCAAATGCTATCGGTATTTTTGCAGACTTCATTCCCGATGAAGAGGTCGCATTGATTGGCGTAGAGCCAGCAGGGCTAGGTATTGATACCGACCAACATGGCGCACCACTCAAACACGGTAAAACAGGTATTTTCTTCGGAATGAAATCGCCCTTAATGCAAGATAAGCATGGACAAGTTGAGGAGTCTTATTCGGTATCTGCCGGCTTAGATTTCCCATCAGTTGGGCCGCAACATGCTCACCTAAACGCCACAGGCCGTGCGCAATATGTTTCTATTACGGACGATGAAGCTTTAGATGCCTTCCAGAACCTAGCCTCACATGAAGGTATTATTCCAGCTTTAGAATCATCACATGCCTTAGCTTACGCTCTTAAAATGGCCTATGACGATCCAGAAAAAGAGCAATTACTGGTGGTTAACCTATCAGGGCGTGGCGATAAAGACATCTTTACCGTCCATAAGTTACTTGAAGAAAGAGGAGCGTTGTAA
- a CDS encoding L-threonylcarbamoyladenylate synthase: MSQFFYLHPENPQARLINQAVAIIRNGGVIVYPTDSGYALGCQLENKNALERICRIRKIDDKHNFTLLCRDLSELSLYARIDNTAFRLLKNNTPGAYTFIFKGTKEVPRRLMNAKRKTIGIRVPDNKIALDLLEALGEPLMSTTLILPGNDYAESDPEDIRDKLEHSVDLIMNGGFLGEQPTTVIDFSEDEMVVVRRGVGDPTPFE; the protein is encoded by the coding sequence ATGAGCCAGTTCTTTTATTTACATCCAGAAAATCCTCAAGCTCGTTTGATTAATCAAGCTGTTGCCATTATTCGTAATGGTGGGGTGATTGTTTACCCAACAGATTCAGGGTATGCATTAGGTTGCCAGCTTGAAAATAAAAATGCATTAGAACGTATTTGTCGTATTCGTAAAATTGATGATAAGCATAATTTTACATTATTGTGCCGCGATTTATCGGAACTTTCTTTGTATGCACGTATTGATAATACCGCTTTCCGTTTACTTAAAAATAATACGCCGGGTGCTTATACTTTTATTTTCAAAGGTACAAAAGAAGTCCCGAGACGTTTGATGAATGCTAAGAGAAAAACCATTGGTATTCGTGTTCCTGATAACAAAATTGCGCTTGATTTGTTAGAAGCCTTAGGTGAACCCTTAATGTCGACGACATTAATTTTACCTGGAAATGATTACGCTGAATCCGATCCTGAAGACATACGAGATAAGCTTGAGCACTCGGTTGATTTAATCATGAATGGTGGATTTTTAGGGGAGCAACCTACTACGGTGATTGATTTTAGTGAGGATGAAATGGTGGTAGTTCGTCGCGGTGTAGGCGATCCGACACCATTTGAGTAA
- the trpCF gene encoding bifunctional indole-3-glycerol-phosphate synthase TrpC/phosphoribosylanthranilate isomerase TrpF, with translation METVLAKIVADKRIWVAARKMQQPLESFKNELTPSDRNFYQALNTGKTEFILECKKASPSKGLIRDDFDLDYIASVYAKHASAISVLTDEKYFQGNYNFLPQVRNHVTQPVLCKDFMIDEYQIYLARHYQADAILLMLSILNDEEYRHLAEVATSLNLGYLTEVSNEEELERAIALKAPIVGINNRNLRDLSITLERTKELAPRLPKGTIVISESGIHNHQQVKELSKFANGFLIGSSLMSEDNLEIAVRRVLLGENKVCGLTHPDDANLVYQAGSVYGGLIFAKGSKRRIDIESARLIMSGAPLHYVGVFQNQPMDEVAQTANQLGLAAVQLHGAESQADVTKLRTLLPKSVKIWKAYGVNDTLPSLLEKHVDKHLLDAQVGSQSGGTGMSFDWALLGEYSNNGTGNTSTSHRKNIMIAGGLSPNNVEEAGQLGCIGLDFNSGVEIEPGKKDPQKLQAAFTALRNY, from the coding sequence GTGGAAACTGTACTAGCGAAAATTGTTGCCGATAAGCGCATTTGGGTTGCAGCGCGAAAAATGCAACAACCGCTTGAAAGCTTTAAAAATGAATTAACGCCAAGCGATCGCAATTTCTACCAAGCATTAAATACGGGAAAAACTGAGTTTATTTTAGAGTGTAAGAAAGCGTCGCCTTCTAAAGGACTAATCCGTGATGATTTTGATTTGGACTACATTGCGTCAGTTTATGCCAAGCATGCGAGTGCCATTTCAGTATTAACCGACGAAAAATATTTCCAAGGGAATTATAACTTTCTACCTCAGGTCCGTAATCATGTTACGCAACCGGTGCTCTGCAAAGACTTCATGATAGATGAATATCAAATTTATCTCGCTCGCCATTACCAAGCGGATGCTATTTTATTAATGTTATCGATTCTAAATGATGAAGAGTATCGCCACCTTGCTGAAGTAGCAACGAGCCTTAACCTTGGTTATTTAACCGAAGTCAGTAACGAAGAAGAGTTAGAACGCGCTATCGCTTTAAAAGCGCCGATTGTTGGAATCAACAATCGCAATTTACGCGACTTATCAATCACTTTAGAGCGTACGAAAGAACTAGCACCTCGCCTACCAAAGGGAACCATTGTTATTTCGGAATCAGGTATCCACAATCATCAGCAAGTCAAAGAGTTATCAAAATTTGCCAATGGATTTTTAATTGGCAGTTCATTAATGTCTGAAGATAACCTTGAAATTGCTGTTCGCCGAGTATTACTTGGTGAAAATAAAGTATGTGGCCTTACCCATCCTGATGATGCCAACCTTGTTTACCAAGCGGGTAGTGTTTATGGTGGTCTTATTTTCGCGAAAGGTTCAAAACGCCGTATTGATATTGAAAGTGCACGTTTAATCATGAGTGGTGCTCCTCTTCATTATGTTGGTGTTTTCCAAAACCAACCTATGGATGAGGTGGCTCAAACAGCCAATCAACTAGGATTAGCCGCCGTACAATTGCATGGAGCCGAGAGCCAAGCTGATGTCACTAAACTTCGCACCTTACTACCCAAAAGTGTCAAAATTTGGAAAGCGTATGGCGTAAACGACACACTTCCCTCGTTACTTGAAAAGCATGTCGATAAACATTTATTGGATGCGCAAGTTGGAAGTCAATCAGGAGGAACTGGAATGAGTTTTGATTGGGCACTATTAGGAGAATATTCAAACAACGGGACTGGCAACACTTCAACCAGCCACCGTAAAAACATTATGATTGCTGGCGGCTTATCACCAAATAATGTTGAAGAAGCGGGTCAACTTGGCTGTATTGGTTTGGATTTCAACTCTGGCGTTGAAATTGAACCGGGCAAAAAAGACCCACAAAAACTACAAGCAGCATTTACTGCATTAAGAAATTATTAA
- a CDS encoding HI1450 family dsDNA-mimic protein yields the protein MTDLISYDDVIEVGYDIFLEMAPDNLEAVDVILFTAQFEDRGAAEVVETGDDWVEHVGFDVDKDVYAEVKIGLVNEADDTLDDVFARMLISRDPDNKFCHILWKRD from the coding sequence ATGACTGATTTAATTTCTTACGATGACGTAATCGAAGTGGGCTATGACATTTTTTTGGAAATGGCTCCTGATAATCTAGAAGCGGTTGACGTGATTTTATTCACGGCTCAATTTGAAGACCGAGGAGCGGCAGAAGTCGTTGAAACAGGTGATGATTGGGTAGAACACGTTGGATTTGATGTCGATAAAGACGTTTATGCAGAAGTGAAAATTGGCCTAGTCAATGAAGCCGATGATACTTTAGATGATGTGTTTGCTCGTATGTTGATTAGCCGAGACCCTGATAACAAGTTTTGTCACATTTTGTGGAAGCGTGATTAA
- a CDS encoding anthranilate synthase component 1 has protein sequence MNKAAKIHQDNISHKHPIELFQIATPYLEDPTQVFNSLCVNENSLETQNSLLLESAEITSKENLKSLLLIDAAVRIECRGHQVTMTAKTLNGQNLLQAVKSNVTNDVLVNVTDRTLTLQFEPLSDEIDEDSRLRQSSSFDALRVVQHSFDLEQLKDVSGINEKFAIFIGGLFAYDLVANFENLGPANSIDHCPDYVFYVAETLMVFDHQTKQCHVQASAFNSTNTINAKLQQRLSSIAEHCTDVAPLPQATEVDDMRVQTNINDNDFCQIVRDLKEFVVKGDVFQVVPSRRFTLPCPSPLAAYKALKQSNPSPYMFYMKDELFTLFGASPESALKYDADNEQIEIYPIAGTRRRGKNTDGSINFDLDSRIELELRNDKKENAEHMMLVDLARNDVARIATAGSRHVADLLKVDRYSHVMHLVSRVVGELRHDLDALHAYQACMNMGTLTGAPKIRAMQLIRDVEQQRRGTYGGAVGYLTGEGDLDTCIVIRSAYVENGIAHVQAGAGVVFDSDPQSEADETRGKAQACISAIQLAHQIRSAHNQG, from the coding sequence ATGAATAAGGCAGCAAAGATTCATCAAGATAATATTAGCCACAAGCACCCAATTGAGCTATTTCAAATAGCAACACCTTACTTGGAAGATCCAACCCAAGTATTCAATTCACTGTGCGTCAATGAGAACTCACTTGAAACACAAAATAGTCTGTTATTAGAAAGTGCAGAAATCACTTCTAAAGAAAACCTCAAAAGCCTGTTACTCATTGATGCGGCTGTACGTATTGAATGCCGCGGACATCAAGTCACAATGACAGCGAAAACACTGAACGGACAAAACTTACTGCAAGCGGTAAAATCTAATGTCACCAACGATGTTTTAGTTAACGTAACGGATCGCACGTTAACCCTACAGTTTGAGCCTCTAAGTGATGAAATCGATGAAGATTCACGTTTACGCCAATCTTCAAGCTTTGATGCATTACGTGTAGTTCAACATAGCTTCGATTTAGAGCAATTGAAAGACGTCTCAGGTATCAATGAAAAGTTCGCGATTTTTATTGGTGGCTTATTTGCTTACGACCTAGTCGCTAACTTTGAAAATCTTGGTCCAGCAAACAGTATTGATCATTGCCCTGACTATGTGTTTTATGTTGCAGAAACCCTAATGGTATTTGATCACCAAACCAAACAATGCCATGTACAGGCAAGCGCATTCAATAGCACAAATACGATTAATGCCAAACTGCAGCAACGTTTATCTTCTATTGCCGAACATTGCACCGATGTTGCACCATTACCACAAGCAACTGAAGTCGACGACATGCGCGTCCAGACCAACATCAATGATAACGATTTTTGCCAAATTGTTCGTGATTTAAAAGAATTTGTAGTGAAAGGCGATGTTTTCCAAGTTGTGCCATCTCGTCGCTTTACATTGCCATGCCCCTCACCTTTAGCGGCTTACAAAGCCTTAAAACAAAGTAATCCTAGCCCATACATGTTTTATATGAAAGATGAGCTATTTACACTATTTGGCGCCTCACCTGAAAGTGCATTGAAATATGATGCCGACAACGAGCAAATTGAAATCTACCCCATCGCAGGCACACGTCGTCGCGGTAAAAATACAGATGGTTCAATCAACTTTGATTTAGATAGTCGTATTGAGTTGGAACTTCGCAACGATAAGAAAGAAAATGCCGAGCATATGATGTTAGTTGATTTAGCGCGTAACGATGTTGCCCGTATTGCCACAGCAGGATCTCGTCATGTTGCCGATTTATTAAAAGTTGACCGTTATAGTCATGTTATGCATTTAGTGTCTCGTGTTGTCGGTGAATTACGCCATGACTTGGATGCTCTACACGCATACCAAGCATGCATGAATATGGGAACGTTAACGGGCGCACCTAAAATTCGCGCAATGCAACTGATCCGCGATGTTGAACAACAACGCCGCGGCACTTATGGCGGCGCTGTTGGTTATTTAACAGGTGAAGGCGACCTCGATACCTGTATCGTAATTCGTTCTGCTTATGTAGAAAATGGCATAGCGCATGTTCAAGCGGGTGCTGGCGTTGTATTTGATTCAGACCCTCAATCCGAAGCAGATGAGACTCGTGGCAAGGCCCAAGCATGTATTAGTGCTATTCAATTGGCTCATCAAATTCGTTCTGCTCACAACCAAGGCTAA
- the yciA gene encoding acyl-CoA thioester hydrolase YciA: MSSHIEAPRGSMILRTLAMPADTNANGDIFGGWIMSQLDLAGAILAKEISNSRVVTVSVSSITFKQPVKVGDVVCCYGECIKIGRTSMSISLEVWVKSVSMDGVGEKNKVCEATFNYVAIDSEGLPRPVKSN, translated from the coding sequence ATGAGCTCACACATTGAAGCCCCTCGTGGGTCAATGATTCTCCGCACTCTCGCCATGCCGGCAGACACCAATGCTAATGGTGATATCTTTGGTGGATGGATCATGTCCCAACTCGATTTAGCGGGAGCGATTCTCGCCAAAGAGATTTCCAATAGCCGTGTCGTCACGGTATCGGTTTCAAGTATTACTTTTAAGCAACCAGTCAAAGTCGGTGATGTTGTTTGTTGTTATGGCGAATGCATCAAAATTGGCCGTACATCAATGTCTATTTCTTTAGAAGTTTGGGTTAAATCAGTTAGTATGGATGGCGTGGGCGAGAAGAATAAAGTATGTGAGGCCACGTTTAACTATGTTGCTATCGACAGTGAAGGCCTACCTAGACCTGTAAAATCAAACTAA
- the rluB gene encoding 23S rRNA pseudouridine(2605) synthase RluB — protein MSEKLQKILARAGNGSRRELETMIQTGRVSVNGQVAKLGDRLEDDNAIVRIDGHKVSVKDSEEVICRVLAYNKPEGELCTRHDPEGRRTVFDRLPKIKGSRWVSVGRLDANTGGLLLFTTDGELANRLMHPSRQVEREYLVRVFGEVTEDMVRNVTKGVELEDGMARFEDVVYAGGEGMNHTFYVMITEGRNREVRRLWESQGVTVSRLKRVRYGDIFLEKGLPRGGWVELELKEVNYLREMVELKPESETLIDPDMHSRKRDRSRGQKIRRAVKRHEERSSTPKGRGRSATRGNVATKGTTTNKVNNGESVGGRQGKPANRRKPSSTAGKTRTRQ, from the coding sequence ATGAGCGAAAAGTTACAGAAGATTTTAGCCCGTGCGGGCAATGGTTCTCGTCGTGAATTAGAGACGATGATTCAAACTGGCCGCGTGAGCGTTAATGGACAAGTGGCCAAGCTTGGCGATCGATTAGAAGATGATAATGCCATCGTTCGAATTGACGGTCACAAAGTATCAGTAAAAGATTCTGAGGAAGTGATTTGCCGTGTGTTGGCATATAATAAACCTGAAGGGGAGTTATGTACACGTCATGACCCTGAGGGACGCCGCACCGTTTTTGATCGCTTACCAAAAATTAAAGGTTCACGTTGGGTGTCTGTTGGCCGTTTAGACGCCAACACTGGTGGCTTACTACTATTTACGACTGATGGTGAATTAGCGAACCGTTTAATGCACCCAAGCCGTCAAGTTGAACGTGAGTACTTGGTGCGTGTTTTTGGTGAAGTAACCGAAGATATGGTTCGTAATGTCACAAAAGGCGTTGAGCTAGAAGATGGCATGGCGCGTTTTGAAGATGTCGTTTATGCGGGCGGCGAAGGTATGAATCATACTTTCTATGTGATGATCACCGAAGGACGTAACCGTGAAGTTCGTCGTTTATGGGAATCACAAGGTGTGACGGTTAGCCGTTTAAAACGTGTTCGTTATGGTGACATCTTCCTTGAAAAAGGCTTACCACGAGGTGGCTGGGTTGAGCTTGAATTAAAAGAAGTAAATTACCTACGTGAAATGGTTGAGTTAAAGCCAGAAAGCGAAACCTTGATTGATCCCGATATGCATTCTCGCAAGCGTGATCGTTCGCGTGGTCAAAAAATCCGTCGTGCAGTAAAACGTCATGAAGAACGCAGTTCTACGCCTAAAGGCCGTGGGCGCAGTGCAACTCGTGGTAATGTGGCGACGAAAGGCACAACGACAAATAAAGTGAATAATGGTGAATCGGTTGGTGGACGCCAAGGAAAACCGGCGAATCGTCGTAAACCTTCTTCAACCGCTGGTAAAACAAGAACACGTCAGTAA
- a CDS encoding aminodeoxychorismate/anthranilate synthase component II has product MANIIFVDNFDSFTYNLVDQFRSLGHNVTIYRNHIAAETIEKAVRQLENPIVVLSPGPGEPSKAGCMPELIQRLKGHIPMIGICLGHQAIVEAYGGKVAGAGEIIHGKVSMMVHGNHPTYQHLPSPFAIARYHSLVATRVSDTLTITAEVDGLVMSVVEENHKVCGFQFHPESIMTTYGATLLENTINWALEK; this is encoded by the coding sequence ATGGCTAATATTATATTCGTCGATAACTTTGACTCTTTCACCTACAACCTTGTTGATCAATTTCGCAGCTTAGGCCATAACGTCACCATTTATCGTAACCATATTGCAGCAGAAACAATTGAAAAAGCTGTTCGTCAACTCGAAAACCCGATCGTTGTACTGTCACCGGGTCCTGGAGAACCATCTAAAGCTGGTTGTATGCCCGAGCTCATTCAACGCTTGAAAGGCCACATTCCCATGATTGGTATTTGCTTAGGCCACCAAGCCATTGTTGAAGCGTACGGGGGTAAAGTAGCTGGAGCCGGGGAAATCATACATGGGAAAGTATCCATGATGGTGCATGGTAACCACCCAACTTACCAACATTTACCTTCACCATTTGCTATCGCTCGTTACCACTCTTTAGTCGCTACAAGAGTGAGCGATACATTAACGATCACGGCTGAAGTCGATGGATTGGTCATGTCGGTTGTTGAAGAAAATCACAAAGTATGCGGATTCCAATTTCATCCTGAATCCATCATGACCACATACGGAGCGACTTTACTTGAAAACACCATTAATTGGGCGTTAGAGAAATAA
- the rnm gene encoding RNase RNM, with protein MRIDLHSHTTCSDGRFTAEQLLQRAVEFNLDVLAITDHDCVDAIPRALQYIQTNNLPLHLISGIEVSTVWQNKDIHIVGLNIDIENTQLASLIADQKQRRIVRSELMAERLEKHTRPGVLDEVKAIAGEASITRAHFAKWLVDNGYAKTFQLVFKKFLTRNNPGYVPPAWCSMEEAISAIHAAGGMAVLAHPGRYQLTAKWLKRLIAAFVEAGGDAMEVAQPQQAPQERRNLADYAIEYKLLASQGSDFHYPSPWMELGRNLWLPAGVEPVWKDWQQIAHLQINGGNVSHVDTQ; from the coding sequence ATGAGAATAGATTTACACAGCCATACCACTTGTTCTGATGGGCGTTTTACTGCGGAACAATTATTACAGCGAGCCGTGGAATTTAATCTCGATGTTTTGGCAATCACGGATCATGATTGTGTTGATGCGATTCCTAGAGCATTACAATACATCCAGACCAATAATCTACCTTTGCATCTTATTAGTGGTATTGAGGTTTCAACGGTATGGCAGAATAAAGATATTCATATTGTTGGCTTAAATATTGATATTGAAAATACGCAATTGGCTTCTTTAATCGCAGATCAAAAGCAACGTCGTATCGTTCGTTCTGAATTAATGGCTGAACGACTAGAGAAACATACAAGGCCTGGTGTATTAGACGAAGTGAAAGCGATTGCCGGTGAGGCATCGATTACGCGTGCACATTTTGCCAAATGGCTTGTCGATAATGGGTATGCTAAAACCTTTCAGTTGGTTTTTAAGAAATTCCTTACTCGTAATAATCCGGGATATGTTCCACCAGCATGGTGCTCGATGGAAGAGGCAATTAGTGCCATACATGCTGCTGGAGGTATGGCAGTTTTGGCACACCCAGGTCGTTATCAATTGACAGCTAAGTGGTTGAAGCGTTTAATTGCTGCATTCGTTGAGGCAGGTGGGGATGCAATGGAAGTGGCACAGCCTCAGCAAGCCCCTCAAGAACGAAGAAACTTGGCCGACTACGCGATAGAGTACAAATTATTAGCCTCCCAAGGTTCAGATTTTCATTACCCATCTCCGTGGATGGAGCTGGGTCGTAATTTATGGTTACCTGCTGGTGTTGAACCAGTATGGAAAGACTGGCAACAGATCGCGCATTTGCAAATCAATGGCGGTAACGTCTCTCATGTCGATACGCAATAA
- the trpA gene encoding tryptophan synthase subunit alpha, which produces MPDNQLKDGANRYETLFTDLNAKSEGAFVPFVTIGDPNPTLSLDIMRTLVKAGADALELGLPFSDPLADGPTIQGANIRALDSGTTPDICFDLISQIRAEYPQLPIGLLVYANLVFARGIDDFYARCQKSGVDSVLIADVPTGESTPFNQSAKAHGVHPIFIAPPTANNETLSNVARLGGGYTYLLSRSGVTGAETKANMPVHALLDRLNQYNAPPALLGFGISEPSQVAEAIHAGAAGAISGSAVVKIIENHQSQPEVMLEKLHDFVHAMKEATQK; this is translated from the coding sequence ATGCCGGATAATCAATTAAAAGATGGCGCTAATCGCTACGAAACTCTGTTTACTGACCTAAACGCAAAAAGTGAAGGCGCCTTCGTTCCTTTTGTCACGATTGGCGATCCTAACCCGACTCTATCTTTAGATATTATGCGCACCTTAGTGAAAGCAGGAGCAGATGCATTAGAGTTAGGACTTCCCTTTTCCGACCCACTGGCCGATGGCCCTACAATTCAAGGCGCCAACATCCGTGCACTAGATTCAGGTACGACACCAGATATATGCTTTGATTTGATCAGCCAAATTCGAGCTGAATACCCACAGTTGCCAATCGGCTTATTGGTGTACGCTAACTTAGTATTTGCTCGTGGCATTGATGATTTTTACGCTCGTTGCCAAAAATCAGGGGTCGATTCGGTACTTATCGCGGATGTCCCTACAGGAGAAAGTACACCTTTTAACCAATCCGCAAAAGCACATGGGGTTCATCCTATTTTTATCGCACCGCCAACTGCCAATAATGAGACTCTCAGTAATGTTGCTCGATTAGGTGGTGGATACACTTACTTACTCTCTCGTTCTGGCGTAACGGGTGCAGAAACCAAAGCAAACATGCCTGTTCATGCTTTACTTGATCGCCTAAATCAATACAATGCTCCACCGGCATTATTAGGTTTTGGAATCTCAGAACCAAGCCAAGTAGCGGAAGCTATTCACGCTGGTGCCGCAGGTGCTATTTCTGGCTCAGCCGTGGTCAAGATTATTGAAAACCATCAATCTCAACCAGAAGTTATGCTAGAAAAATTGCATGACTTTGTACATGCGATGAAAGAAGCAACACAAAAGTAG